CCAAGGGCCTGCTTACAAACAGCCCAGTTAACACACACCTGGAGGCTACAGCAGAGCCCTGAAGGCCAAAGCGCTCGTAGTCCCCTCCGTAGATGTCCTTCACCAGCTTGTCCACGTTGGTGCTGTCTCCTTTTGCAGCCATTTCCAGCGCTTCTTCAAACGTCTCGCAGCCAGTGAGCaaacagcacagccccaggaatgTTCCTCCTCCAAGGCTGCAAAAGCACAGTCCCTTCAGCCCAGCAGCTTGAACCAGCTTTCACCACAACCCTTCAGAGTGCCATGTGCAATAATGCTGCACACAGGTGCCAGCTGCATCTCACAACCCCTCCCTCAAGGAGGGAACATGGACACTCTGCAATGAGTTCCTATTTAACACAAGTGTGGTCTTAACTGAACTATCTTTGAGTCTTTAATCCTTGAATAGGAGAATTATACTAAAGGGTTAGCTAAGAATAAGGTCCAATCCAACACCTCAGATATCACTTTGCTATTTGTAGCACTCTAACAAGTTTTCTGCACAAGAATAATTAACCAGCAGAGCACTCAAATGACTGAGGAAAGAATGAACAGTGAACAAAGGTAAATCAGTGACGGCTGGCAGCCAAGACAGACCTTGTCCCCCTAGCCAATGGCAGAAAGCATTCTGGTTGGCTTCTTTTCAAAGTAAGCCCAGCATCAGCCCTGACTGTTCTTTCCCTGAAAGAACTCTGAGCAAGGAGCACTCACTTGAATATTTTCTAAAGGCTCAGTACAATATTTACTGACTACATAAAATTAGCAGGGATTATTTAACTGCATAACATGTTGCTAAGCCATTAAAGCTCTACTTTGAACTTTTCAGTCTTACAGACATGAACTTCAACTTAGTAATCTCTACATCCTTCCTCATTCTTTCTTGGCCACTGACAAAGCTTATTTGCAGTGACAGAGACTGCAGCCACTGAAAACAAGGGGATCAGTGAGACACCACACTTTTTTCACCTGCATGAAAAAAGCACATAGGTCACTGTTTAGTCCATGCTCTTGGATTATTGGGTTTTTCAGAACACATCTCACAGAACTGTAGTATACTCAGTATTTGAACAGTAGAAAGCTATGCACACCAGCCACAAGACAGTATTGATTTCATCACCTATAACAAGTCAACCACACACTGCAGTCATGTTTTTCCTTCCACAGTGGAAAGGATTAGAAGCATGTCTACCAAAGATACAAAATTTCTGTGCTTGAAAAAGACCCAGAACTGCAAGAAATCCAATGCCTCCCACTTGTATCCATCCGTACTGCAGATAGAGAAATGGCTCACGGCTACTGTTGTGGCAAGGGTATGGCCTAGGTAAGGCAATAGAAGGTACATAATCACATCATGTGCAGTATACAGGAGAAACTTTCATGTGTATCATGCACCAAAAAACAGAATGCAGGGAAGAGAAGACTCATTTGCTGGGACAGTTTTATTTTGGTAATTCACAGCGAGAGATGGGAAATAGGTAAGAACACCAACAAGAGATTAAGGCAGGTCTAAAGTTGGAAAGATCAATGATTTCCCTGACATAGATTCTCTCTCTGAAGGCATCCTAGGATATCTTCAGCTTTGCTACTGTtaggcttttaaaagaaatgggaaTACATGCAACATTTGGAGCTGTAGCTACTGAGCACACTCTCTAATTCTACTTCTTCAGTTGTGAAggagaaaacaatttaaaaaaacaaaagtaaatttaCCTGGATCCTGTAACTCTTTTATAATTGTCCTTAGAATACACAGCTAGGATGCTGACCCCTGAGCCTATGTTAACCAGCAGCATAGGATATGGATTATCAAGGCAGTAAGGCTTTTTCTGGCACTGTTCAGGATCTGTAggattttcaaaataatagCACTCTGGTTGGCCATTGAAACCAACAGAATCAACATAAAGGAGGCCCTGGATCAAACAGTCCAATTCATCCAGTTTATAGAGCTGTAGATCAGCCATCTGTAAAAGAATAACAAGAAATTAAGAAACACACATTTCCTAGCATAACACAACACTGAGAAGGACAAAAGCACTTTGTTCACTTTAATAGTAACACATTACGCTATTTAAGCAGTACAAAGTTCTAAGCATGAAGTCTGAAGTAAAAATTCACTATCTGCCTGACAACAGGTACCTCCCAAAACCATGATGTGCTACACCATAATGCCATCTAGTTCCTTGGCCTTGGAGACATTCTGGGCTCTGCAAGCAGGCAGTATTTCTCCTCCTTCGTATTCTGATGCAATAAAAGTCTTCCCCCTCATTCCCAGACCaagaggagctgtgctctgcagcttttGAGCAGTATCAGACATATGCCTACAGCAGCATTCCTCAGGATGCAAAGTGCTTTAGCTCATCATCCAACCACATTTCCCAGCAGTTTAATGAAATTTTCAATAGAATTAAGATGCTCATATTATGTAAATATGCATTAAATAtacagtggattttttttttgtacatatCACTAGTtattctgattaatttttaaattacaatgaGCACTTTAAAATGCCACATGAAAAAGAGAGGCATGACCCCTATGTTTGGtgaaaaaacatataaaaatccaaacaaaaagaTTGTCAGGCCCGTGCCCCCAGCAGAATATAACTTAGAGAGAAGGCAGATAACCAGTAACAAAAGCTGACAAAAGACATTCCCTCTGAGATCTCATAGGTCACCATGACTGTACTTCAACAGACATGTCTACTTGCCATAGCATTCTGTTCACTAGAATTATAAATAACATCCCTTTCTCAAAATAGGATACATTGACTGACTGTAGAAACACTCCTTTTCATTGTTAGGCAGAGgagaaggcaaaaaaaccctgcaaagaTGCCCATCCAAATCCTGAGGTCATTTTCACCCTCATGCATGCAAAGCAGGTCATGACTAACTCTACtttctagcaaaaaaaaaaagaaaagcagaagcagagtATAATGGAGTTATACAGTATACAGCTGCTTCTTCAGTATTTGCATACTGCAGGATGTTTTCATAACAGCTAATGGAGAAGATTTACATGGGTAACTATGtgctatttttaattctggAAGCTATACTAAGTCACTATAAACAGGGAAGATATTTCTGTAGAACAGGCATGGTCAATAGGTTACATTCTTTCAAGCTATTTAAATCTCCCCTGTTAAGACTTTGCTCTACTTGTGCACAGCTCTAGCTTGCCCTAAGTGAAAGCCATCCCACTCTTTGGGTCTGTCCTTTTGTTTTACTTGCCACTCCTCAAATTCTGTAaccagggaaaagaaataagatCAAAAAGACCCCAAACCAGCAGTTTCAAAGACCTCAATATAGATCCAGTTATTTATAAGACAAGCGAGAGAGGtggaaataatttcctcttGTTTCTGTCTTTCCTCCTGCAACTTCTgcaatcctttttttttttttagttaccATATTACTACACAAATTAAAATGATAGCCATGCAGCATAAAAGACTTGAACCATTTAGCTAGCAAATAGAATAAGCATAATTAGTGAGAAAAAGTTTTTCAAGAAATGTTACAAAATTCTTAAGGGtactttgcaaatattttggaTTTAATCAATTTCTATTAGACCACAAGGAAAAGCTCCAAGATAGATACAAGACAAGGTATGATGCAAGGTATCAACATAATAAACCCTTCATGCACTGTTTATCACAATGAACATTGCATGGAATCCCCTAAGTCATCCCTCCTTACAGGATTTATTCAGTTCAACAAACATTGCACATACCTGGATGACACAAGGAAATATTCTGTACTACCCATGATCTTTCCCTAGGTTCTGTGCTGTACAGTGTCAGTTTCCTCACCTTGGTGTGTAAGTTGGATGCAGCATGAGCATACATGATCTCACACATGCACAAATGTGCAGTGAACCAGGAGCTGTGGTACAGACAAGTCATTTGCACGTTTATGGCCCCTACTGTCCAAACCCCTACTCTAATGTAACCCAAATACCCAGCCATAAGCAGCTTTTGTCTGATCCATGCTACACTTTTGCAAACAGGTAAGCACTAGCCAGAGACCTGGCAAGACACAAACAAGTAATACAAATCAGAGAAGAACACTTCTGATACCAGTACAAAATCACAGATAAATCCCTCAATTCTACACTCTCCAGTCACCTCACCAACTCAGTAAGAACAGAACAAGAGAAACTAATCAGGTTCTTTCTCAAGCACTACACATAAAGCTTTTATTAGGTCCAGCCCTCCATGTATAAAAGACACACTAaaatttgttctgctttttataGCTCTGTGCTATATTTAACAGTTGATATACTGTAAGCAGAGAAGTACTATTACTGCTTTCTTTTATGTATGATATTCATAGCAGACTGAAAAACTATTTTCCTGTGTCATTGCAACagtctggttttgatttttggaATAATCAGCACAGCCATCAGTATTCTATGTCAATCCACCTTTCTTCAGAGAACCAaaagctctgcagcccccagacACCCAAGGCTCCAAATAGCTTACTAAGCCAACACTGTTCTTATTTCTAAACAGAAATTAGGGCAAAGTTTCAAGAAATGTAGTAACCCAGTCTTGTACAAGAAGGCACAATTGAGCCATGGTCACAATTCTGTCCCGTTCTCTGCATACACAGCTGTGTATTTGCTCACAATGTCTCAAAGCACCAAAACTGCACTCAGAATAGAGGACCTGTAACCATTGTAACTAATTTACAAGTAGGCAAATATTTCTTCCTGCTGCCATAACCTGACCTACCACACTCTACTCACACTCAACTTTCAGCTGTTCAAACCTCTTCTCCTTAGAGGAACCAAAGTTTATGTGCAAATATGCATAACTAAAATGGAAGCTGTGTCTAGACGCACATTTTAATCGGACGTTTTTCCTACAACATTTACAAAATGCATTTGCAGGTATTTTCCAGCCCTTTACAATTCCTAACGTGAAGGCAGACAGCAAAATGGTCAACTTACCCTACTCTGCACTCCTGTAACTATATTTAGCACAGTGCCTCTCTAGAGgttatgttagaaagttgtGCTATGAGAAGAACAACTGCAGAACAAAGTAGTATACAGGACCCTGGAGGGAAAATTTATGATGATTACAGAGGAACCACATGGACCACATTTtttgaagaataatttttctgcattataGCTAGAGTGTAGctattcctcttttttttttttttaagactgctttttaaatactgaagaagggaaaaaaacactttaGACCTCAAGAAACTCTTCAGGACCATCAAAAAGAGTGACTTTGGACTTCAACCATGCTTGCAAGCAGGTGCAACACACCAAGAGAAAATAGCCAACATTTCCCCTTATGACCTTAGCATCACACTCCTGAAACACAGCTGATTTAAGGATACAAAAAGTCTGTTGCTACTGTGTACAGATGCTATtgcaagaaaaatcaaagacCATCTCTTGAACTCTTGCAAGAAGTGCTGAGAAACTGTGTTACCtgatgaaatttaaatttggatttctttgttgtttgccttgttttttaaatagtgTAATAgcataacattaaaaaaaaaagtctgtatttAAGTACCAAGcagtataaaaagaaaaaacatggtACCAGCTTGTCTGTGCTTTCAAGTATGGAAGCACATATGTCAAAGACTTGGGTCCCATTTGTTTCTTATTATAGGTGAGAAAATACATCCACTTCAGCAAGGAGAACATGAAACAGCCCAGTCCTCTATAACTGAGCTGAGGGCAGCCATGACATACATGCTCTGGGGTTGAAGTCTAATGTATCACCATTGGTGTGAAGACATATTTTCAATGAAGCTCCAGCTCATGAAACATTTCACCCACTTTTACTGTATTCTGGCGAACACAGCAAAGTCTGAACCCAGATGCAGTTGCAAGTTCATTTTTCGCTTAGACTTTCAATgagaaatatgattttttttccctgtaaaaaaCCTGTTAGGAACATAGCATCTGGCAAGTTTTTAATTATCAATTACAACAGCCTCATTTACTATGTCATTCACTGTGGCTTTTAGGTCTGCTGGGCATTGctccagtttttatttcttagaaTAGCTTACAATCTAGCTTTTCCTTCCATCTCTTCTACTTTCATAAGACTTTGCTTTCTTCATATTTTGATTATATTCACTTCAAACCCCAACCATGCTACTTTATGGAGCTGAAAATAACTACTCAcattcaaacaaaacaaagtctAATGCAAAAAAACTGCAATTCCAACATTCACTGAGGCAGAAGATTCACTCTCTATCAGCTTTGGGCAAAAAAAGCACTCATCAGGAatcctctgcagagctctgccccctggcacaggagccctAAGGATCTCTCCTCTCTCTTGGCAGGGAAGAGATGCACATTGTTTCTCCCATTCCCTCTGAAGAGGTTACTTTAGCCCATTCTCTGAATGCCTCTTTCaactccagcccagcccctacagcctgagcagctgcctCCACCCTCCTCGGCAAGAAGATTTCTGAGTCTCACACTAACTGTGAAAGAGTTACACAGCTTACTCATCCTACAACACAGGACAGCGagtttatttgttttaagtCTATAAGTCATCCTCAGGCATTCAGCTCATAGCACAAAGTCAAACCTTAGAATTAGCTAATAACTGGCACAAGAAAATCACTATCCAACAGCCAGACtcacttttaaataattttccttcatgGGAAGTTCAAGGTCTGAGTTTGAGTCTGTGCTGGTAAAGAGATTTCCTTCTTCCCCTGTCCCAAATGTTCTTGATTAAGTGATTGGGTGTTTTTAGCACAGATGCTACTCCCACTGAAGACAGCAATAAGAATTTCTATTAAGACAAGTCAGGTTCTGCAGGTGTCTGTTCAGGAAAGGAATACAGAGATTCCACCTTTGAGCTACTGCAATCAACAGAAATTTTATAACAGAGCAGGTTTTAATCAAAAGTCTGAATAGTCCTTCCTCCCATCATCCTGCCCATCCTTTACATCGAGTTGCTCTACAAAACTGAGTGGCAGCCTAGAAATTTATTCCTCATTACATTAACAGCAAACTTCTGTGCAAGTCATGTGCCTGTGCTATCATGGAGGagccacagagcacagagagagtCATCTCACAAACAAGTAAGCCTAAGTACTCCTTACTTTCACAGAAGTGGTTACTTGAGCATTTACAGAATACGTGAAGGGACATagctggggaaaggaggaaggattATCAGAATTAGGCTGCAGATTCATCCATGCCTTAACACCACTGTTACCTGAAAATAAAGACTGCCAGCTATAAAGACCATTCAGAGTCATTCAGAGAGGAggtaaaaaaagaacaaaaatgcaagaaaaaaccCCCTAGGCTGGAAACAGTTCTTTTGGTGAATTACTTACTGATGCTCTCTTCAATGAACATTAAGTATAACCATATGGAtggtaaaattatttctgtggtCTCGTTTAATGAATAGAGTCAATTTTCCTACTTCTAGGGTGAGCACTCAGATGTTCAGAATGAGTCACATGATTTGCCAAGCTACTGACTGACAAAAGATCCAACATACTGCCAGCAATCAGCAAGCAGACCACGGAGACTTCCTCAGGTATCCACCTCTCCAACACTGCAGATCATATGAGGGAGGTGAAATAGCTAAACCTAGGTAACTTTGTAGATTTAGTTGCCTTCTTATAGAAAAGTAAACAGTCTTAAGGTAAAAGGAGTATGTCTCACCATTGTATGTCATTTTTTAATACACAAAAGCAACAGAGATGTCTAGATCAAACCTATTTAACTCATTTAGGGATTCAGAACCAGACAAAGGAACAGAGACAAGTAATAACAGGGTATTTGCCTCTctattttaaggagaaaaatcttcTGTGAATCTTAGAAGGCTTCCTTCCTTGGGATTTGAATGTTGTTTTGCAATGTATTGGAtctttttcctaaatctatgcAATCTTACAGTCACATTGAGAAATACTGTGAAAAGACAAGTAACTTAAAAGCatatacaaaggaaaataaagggcCAGAACAAAAGCATGTTAGCTAGATCAAATGGATTTACTAACAtttagctgtatttttaaattaaaataacaacatTCACAAACATACCTTAGTTTTTCCACACTGCTTCTAAGTAGCAAATAGCATATAAGGTATTTTACAACACTGAAACCTGCAGTAGCAAGATTTAGACTTGGCACATATTCTCTACTTCTAGAGGTGAATTAGTGGTCAAATACTTGAAACAGGTATTTCAGAACTTTGACAGAGCAGTCCTGAAGCTGTTGTCCAGTGTCAATTTATGCACAGCAGAATACCCTGATAGCCAGCTGCTGTTACCATCGCTAATGAAGTGTGACAATTTAAGTGCCAGTACCCAGAACACACTGCCCTTTGAGAGAGATTAAGCAAACAAACCTCCATGTAATGGATAATATTCTGCTTCTGTAATTCTCCAAGGATATTACAGTTTGAGCCAAGAAACACTTGCTATAAAGGAAGCTATGGAACTGGATAGCTGTAAGAGGTGTCCAAAGCACTCACTTTAGTGGAAGTGCACTTCACTGATAGCTTTATGCCAGAAAACTCCCAAGCCAGCCTTTATAGGGTTTGTTTTAAACTACCTACAAGTGTTGTAGCACACAGGATGTTAACAACGCTGCAGAGGTGTGGAATTTCATGCCTAAGTCAACCAGTTATTTGCTATGTGGCCTCGTATTTATGTTCAATAGTTGGCAAAACAGCCCCAACTCCTCCAGCCATGGCTTCCCCTGCTAGACTGACTATATTGCAGCTGAGATGAGACTGATCCCTCGCTGTGGATTGCACACTTACAGTCTGTAAGGCCAAAGCTACAGAGAGAAATGTTCAGCTCTGAGAGCCACCAGGTAACGTTCAGTTCTACAGCTGTGGGAGCGAGGGACATGAACTTCCTTATTAAGCAACTGTAGGTGTTATTAAACGATGCAGGAAGAATAAATTTGGAGAGACTGACCATTCCAAGGGGATAGTCAGCCTCTTCAGAAAGTCCTGAGGTGACCCTCCCATTGTCCCCAAAGAATGTGAACCACTCCCAGGATATAAGATACTCAAAAACACCTCAACTGAGGCCACACTGACTAGAACTAAGACTCACCTCCTACTCTGGTGCCAACATCCTTAAACAACACAAGGCAAACAAGTTTTTGAGGACTTAATCCTCAGTAGACTCTAACTTGTAAGGGACTTGCAGTCAGCCTAAACAGCAAGGAATCTTGCACTAGTAGCGGACTACTACACCAATTCAAAACTTGATAATCCTTCTTTGGGCATGGAAACAGTCTAATATTCACTGAAAGTGAGTGCAAAACAGCCTAACAGTTGGAATTCATATTGAGCTCTTACAGCATTCTTTATCCCCCTTAGAATCCTGGTCATATGGTATGTGAGGATATTGATGATGGGAGGgtatttacagagaaaaaacccTCTTGTACAGCAGGAATGGATGCCTGGGAGGTCAAAAGGAAGCACACAGAGCCAAGGACTGCAGTCAACAGCAGTTGGTGATTCAGTATGAGAGCTCCCTGGAcagaagcagagacagaaaagcagctgtaaaCTGCCATACCCAGTAGCCATCCCTCTCCCTCAAGATAAGGTCAAAAGTTAGGGACAGAAGTTCCAGACCCACCAGTCAAGTAAATCATTCACATTAGTCTTGGTGACTCTGTTCTGGGACAATCAGATTAGTatctttttcacagaaaataaatgaaaatatgtcCCAATACAGACAGATGCGCAACAGACAACTGCCTCCTGAATGCTTTTTCTCTTCAACATGGTTTGTACAACAGCTCTTTGATGCTTCTGCACCACAACCAATTTTTGAAGAGTACTTTGGTGCAAAACTTCACATTTACATCAGATTCTGGAGTTCCCTGCAAAggctatttttaaatctttggGGATCTGAGACCTACTCATCTCATGAATTGCCTTTCTTTAAATGGCACACTCACAGAGTTGAAATCAAAAGCTTGCTGGTATTAATATGTTCCCACACATTGTCTCTCCCCCATGCTCCAAGAGTCTTCCAGACTCTTGACTTCAGTCTGTTTGAAGGTTAATACAAAGGGAAGGGAACCTGAATCAAATCTCCAGCCTGTATGGTTTCATATTTGGTTTCCAAGAGATAACCAGTTTGCAAGTACCTGTAGTGTCAGGCTTCTAGGTTGTCATAACATACCCTCAGTTGATTATGAGCATCTGATCATCACAGCATCCGATCATTGTAGTCTAAAAAAACTCCACCTTTACTAAAAACATCCTGCACAGCAATACTTCAGTAGAATACCCAGCAAGTATAATACCCTTCTCTCCCCcctccatgttctcagcaatGTCACCAATTAACAAATGTGAATTGATTCTGTTGCTCCTAATCAGTTAGGATGGactaaaaaaaagttattttcccaGCAAGTTTTAGTAGATGGGCTGTCATGATGTTTTTCCAAAGTACCTCCCACTGAACCCATTTGAACTGCTCACGTACCGTTCTAAAGTCTTCCTCAAACTTGTAAGCTCCACCTCCCGTGGCACAGAGTGTAGTGTGCAAGCTGGAGAAGTTCTTTTCACTGCCCATCTGTATGAACCTGtgcatggcacagctggggaagcGGATGAAGTGCAGGTTTCCTTTGCGTCCACACATAGTCAAATTTTTCAGTTCCAGGTGCACATCACGAATGCCAGTTTTACCATAGGCTGTATTGGAGGTCAAGTATTTCCTAATGCTTTTCAGGttttccacctcctcctgctcctcctctgcagtAATGTCCTTAGGTTCAAAGTAGACCAGTTTAACCAACGTTCCACCAATATCCATTCCAAACCATGGGAATGCTAAGAACAAGGGgttagggaggaaaaaaagagaacgTCACTATAAATAGACAGGGTAGACAAATCACTTAAATCATTTGCTGAATGACAATTCAGTGCAGTCACAGTAGCAGTAACTATTCCTGAGAACTGGGAGTCATACCCAACTCATATGCTTTAAACACATCTCTAGGTTAAGCCTTCATAAACCCTCAGTTAAGAAAGAGAATAAGGAAAATCTCAAAATATTCTTGTCTGAAGAAGGAGGCTTTAATAATATCTTTTTACTCTTCAGTCACCACCACTTGACAGAGCACATTTACTACATTTCACCCAATCAGCACCAATGGGTGAGAAATGAAATTGTATTTCACCCAATTGGCTCCAATTCTGCTAAGACTTAAGGGGAcgaggaggaagaagaaacaacaaaacaaacaggagaAGGAGATTTCTCAAGTCATATTCCCACTGTGTAACATCTACAATTGCCTTTCCAAGCTCAGTCAGAATTTCCACCGTCACAAGGCCATGTCTGAAGAGGAGCAATACAGAGCTCCCATTATGCTGGAGGCCTCCAGACTCCAACACACCAGAACCAGCAGCTCTGTTGGACTGCAACACTTGTATATAGCAGCCAAAAGTGAGCTGGCTTATGTTCAGTGTTTACCACTGACAGACCTGTCCTTTGAGTGCACTCTCCCTTTGCTGGTATATGTGTTCGTCTATCACATAATCATATAAGAAATGCCACTATTTGCTTCTCAGCTTGCC
The nucleotide sequence above comes from Molothrus ater isolate BHLD 08-10-18 breed brown headed cowbird chromosome 8, BPBGC_Mater_1.1, whole genome shotgun sequence. Encoded proteins:
- the PANK1 gene encoding pantothenate kinase 1 isoform X4 codes for the protein MDIGGTLVKLVYFEPKDITAEEEQEEVENLKSIRKYLTSNTAYGKTGIRDVHLELKNLTMCGRKGNLHFIRFPSCAMHRFIQMGSEKNFSSLHTTLCATGGGAYKFEEDFRTMADLQLYKLDELDCLIQGLLYVDSVGFNGQPECYYFENPTDPEQCQKKPYCLDNPYPMLLVNIGSGVSILAVYSKDNYKRVTGSSLGGGTFLGLCCLLTGCETFEEALEMAAKGDSTNVDKLVKDIYGGDYERFGLQGSAVASSFGHMMSKEKRDSISKEDLARATLVTITNNIGSIARMCALNENIDKVVFVGNFLRINMISMKVLAYAMDYWSKGQLKALFLEHEGYFGAVGALLEMLKMTDDQ
- the PANK1 gene encoding pantothenate kinase 1 isoform X2 — protein: MLFFSWDERQQPQSLTSSQNCQRRTVETTWTAAKSGCRDGQDAFPWFGMDIGGTLVKLVYFEPKDITAEEEQEEVENLKSIRKYLTSNTAYGKTGIRDVHLELKNLTMCGRKGNLHFIRFPSCAMHRFIQMGSEKNFSSLHTTLCATGGGAYKFEEDFRTMADLQLYKLDELDCLIQGLLYVDSVGFNGQPECYYFENPTDPEQCQKKPYCLDNPYPMLLVNIGSGVSILAVYSKDNYKRVTGSSLGGGTFLGLCCLLTGCETFEEALEMAAKGDSTNVDKLVKDIYGGDYERFGLQGSAVASSFGHMMSKEKRDSISKEDLARATLVTITNNIGSIARMCALNENIDKVVFVGNFLRINMISMKVLAYAMDYWSKGQLKALFLEHEGYFGAVGALLEMLKMTDDQ
- the PANK1 gene encoding pantothenate kinase 1 isoform X1, with amino-acid sequence MGEQLRAQPAASAGPPPPPAAASCSLLGGLLQNGFHPSGPPLSNGGCGEPPHPLLLRPELPPLSHGSPAKKCRLRRRVDSGRRHRPPFPWFGMDIGGTLVKLVYFEPKDITAEEEQEEVENLKSIRKYLTSNTAYGKTGIRDVHLELKNLTMCGRKGNLHFIRFPSCAMHRFIQMGSEKNFSSLHTTLCATGGGAYKFEEDFRTMADLQLYKLDELDCLIQGLLYVDSVGFNGQPECYYFENPTDPEQCQKKPYCLDNPYPMLLVNIGSGVSILAVYSKDNYKRVTGSSLGGGTFLGLCCLLTGCETFEEALEMAAKGDSTNVDKLVKDIYGGDYERFGLQGSAVASSFGHMMSKEKRDSISKEDLARATLVTITNNIGSIARMCALNENIDKVVFVGNFLRINMISMKVLAYAMDYWSKGQLKALFLEHEGYFGAVGALLEMLKMTDDQ
- the PANK1 gene encoding pantothenate kinase 1 isoform X3, which gives rise to MKLIVPKKHSFPWFGMDIGGTLVKLVYFEPKDITAEEEQEEVENLKSIRKYLTSNTAYGKTGIRDVHLELKNLTMCGRKGNLHFIRFPSCAMHRFIQMGSEKNFSSLHTTLCATGGGAYKFEEDFRTMADLQLYKLDELDCLIQGLLYVDSVGFNGQPECYYFENPTDPEQCQKKPYCLDNPYPMLLVNIGSGVSILAVYSKDNYKRVTGSSLGGGTFLGLCCLLTGCETFEEALEMAAKGDSTNVDKLVKDIYGGDYERFGLQGSAVASSFGHMMSKEKRDSISKEDLARATLVTITNNIGSIARMCALNENIDKVVFVGNFLRINMISMKVLAYAMDYWSKGQLKALFLEHEGYFGAVGALLEMLKMTDDQ